One segment of Treponema pectinovorum DNA contains the following:
- a CDS encoding FliO/MopB family protein, producing MKNKKLLAFCAILSFFVFFNQKFYSQNTESQKSENSLQSSSTAFDISTDPSQIQLTDSSPTNLSSQKEPSTIWLFVRMIFALAIVAAFAYGIFYFMKRNVKNANDNDPFLRKVSQITLSPGKSVQIITLQESAYLIGVSDQNINLIGKIDDKELVNAMNLYADKNERVKKPKSFSEILEIFMPQNKKTDESIYSANSNMTSQSIKDSLKKLNEE from the coding sequence ATGAAAAATAAAAAACTCTTGGCATTTTGTGCCATACTCTCTTTTTTTGTCTTTTTTAATCAGAAATTTTATTCTCAAAATACCGAATCTCAAAAATCAGAGAATTCTCTGCAATCATCTTCAACTGCTTTTGATATTTCAACAGATCCTTCTCAAATTCAACTTACGGATTCTTCTCCAACAAATCTCTCTTCTCAAAAGGAGCCTTCTACAATTTGGCTCTTTGTAAGGATGATATTTGCACTTGCCATAGTTGCAGCCTTTGCGTATGGAATATTTTATTTTATGAAGCGCAATGTAAAGAACGCCAACGATAACGATCCTTTTTTGCGAAAAGTCAGTCAAATAACTTTAAGCCCCGGAAAATCTGTTCAAATTATAACCTTGCAGGAAAGTGCCTATCTTATAGGTGTGAGCGACCAAAATATCAACCTTATTGGAAAAATTGATGACAAAGAACTTGTAAATGCGATGAATCTCTATGCAGATAAAAATGAAAGAGTAAAAAAGCCAAAATCTTTTTCAGAGATTTTAGAAATCTTTATGCCACAAAATAAAAAAACAGACGAAAGTATATATTCAGCAAATTCAAATATGACTTCTCAATCCATAAAAGACAGCCTGAAAAAATTAAACGAAGAATAA
- the fliN gene encoding flagellar motor switch protein FliN, with translation MSDGAISQDEIDALLSGVDIGGISGSSSGAPVNLDIAVLEKFADGIKGELNSKLNSMTGSEFTIAKPTVETCDRDVLLSKLPEMVVAVMSDFSVGLKGDHLFILSPEFSQKITGLVNKEEQAELDDMALSVISEVVSNHTGTEITQLSKDGKLPGLASNPPESVHVPKAMVRIPQGTFVLFTYTFTLDGTNYVLWEAISSDVASGMISALGGDAPSAIPSSGALNANDLGNLMGNMASNQPQMQMGGMNMGMGMNMGMQNPGMAQPMMMQNNPMGQVMGMNTPNVQSVQYPNLIGGASTTEQGNIGLIMDVYMEMTVELGRTKKQIKEILGMGEGTIIELDKLAGEPVDILVNHKPIAKGEVVVIDENFGVRVTEILSPMERVSDLR, from the coding sequence ATGAGTGATGGTGCTATTTCACAGGACGAGATTGATGCATTGTTGTCTGGAGTAGACATTGGTGGAATTTCTGGCTCTTCAAGCGGTGCGCCTGTAAACTTAGATATAGCCGTGCTTGAAAAATTTGCAGACGGGATAAAAGGCGAGTTGAACTCAAAACTCAATTCTATGACTGGAAGCGAATTTACTATTGCAAAGCCTACCGTAGAAACTTGCGATCGCGACGTGCTCCTTTCTAAATTGCCAGAGATGGTTGTTGCTGTAATGTCGGATTTTTCTGTCGGGCTAAAAGGCGATCATCTTTTTATACTTTCTCCAGAATTCAGTCAAAAAATTACAGGACTCGTAAATAAAGAAGAGCAGGCAGAACTCGATGATATGGCTTTGTCCGTAATTTCTGAAGTTGTTTCAAATCACACTGGAACAGAAATTACCCAGTTGAGTAAAGATGGAAAACTTCCTGGTCTTGCTTCAAATCCACCAGAAAGCGTTCACGTTCCAAAAGCGATGGTTCGCATTCCGCAGGGAACTTTCGTCCTTTTTACATATACTTTTACTCTGGACGGCACAAATTACGTTCTTTGGGAAGCGATTTCAAGCGATGTTGCATCTGGAATGATTTCTGCTTTGGGTGGAGATGCACCTTCAGCAATTCCTTCTAGTGGTGCGTTGAATGCAAATGACCTCGGCAACTTGATGGGAAATATGGCTTCAAATCAACCGCAAATGCAAATGGGTGGTATGAACATGGGAATGGGTATGAATATGGGAATGCAAAATCCTGGTATGGCTCAGCCTATGATGATGCAAAACAATCCTATGGGACAGGTCATGGGAATGAATACTCCAAACGTTCAGTCTGTTCAATATCCAAATTTAATAGGTGGAGCTTCTACTACAGAACAGGGAAATATCGGTCTTATCATGGATGTTTACATGGAGATGACCGTAGAACTTGGACGCACAAAAAAGCAGATAAAAGAAATTCTTGGGATGGGCGAAGGTACAATCATAGAGCTTGATAAACTTGCTGGTGAACCGGTTGATATTCTCGTAAACCACAAACCAATTGCAAAAGGCGAAGTTGTAGTCATCGATGAAAACTTTGGAGTTCGTGTAACAGAAATTCTTTCTCCTATGGAAAGGGTTTCGGATTTGCGCTAA
- the fliM gene encoding flagellar motor switch protein FliM, with protein MNEVLSQDEIDQLLQAISSGDADTTDFKPVNDTRKIKIYDFKRPDKFSKEQIRTVSIMHETFARLTTTSLSAQLRSLVHVHVASVDQLTYEEFIRSIPTPTTLAVINMDPLKGNAVLEIDPAITFSMIDRLFGGTGQGAKVSRDLTDIEQSVMEGIIVRILANMREAWTQVIDLRPRLGQIETNPQFAQIVPPSEMVVLVTLETKVGEEEGMMNFCIPYLTIEPIISKLSSQFWFSSVRRSSTTQYLGTLKEKLSDVDMDVVAELGTINMPIRDVLALRSGDVVRLSTVRVGEPLTLSVGNKKKFYCQPGVVGKNMAVQVIGKIAGSENEDFEELSVEGDETYE; from the coding sequence ATGAACGAAGTCCTGTCACAAGACGAAATTGATCAACTCTTGCAAGCCATAAGTTCTGGCGATGCGGATACAACCGATTTTAAGCCAGTAAACGATACTCGCAAGATAAAAATTTATGATTTTAAACGTCCCGACAAGTTTTCAAAAGAACAGATAAGAACGGTTTCAATCATGCACGAAACTTTTGCCCGTCTTACTACAACTTCGCTTTCTGCCCAGTTACGCTCTCTTGTTCATGTACATGTAGCTTCTGTAGACCAGTTAACCTACGAAGAATTTATCCGTTCAATTCCAACTCCAACAACGCTTGCGGTAATCAATATGGATCCTTTAAAAGGAAATGCAGTTTTAGAAATTGACCCTGCAATCACTTTTAGCATGATAGACCGTCTTTTTGGTGGAACTGGGCAGGGTGCTAAGGTTAGCCGCGACTTAACGGATATCGAACAGTCTGTAATGGAAGGAATAATAGTTAGAATTCTTGCAAATATGAGGGAAGCGTGGACTCAAGTTATAGATTTAAGACCTCGTCTAGGACAGATTGAAACAAATCCTCAGTTTGCACAAATTGTACCTCCTTCTGAAATGGTAGTTCTCGTAACACTTGAAACAAAAGTTGGCGAAGAAGAAGGGATGATGAACTTTTGTATTCCTTATCTTACTATTGAGCCAATCATTTCAAAACTTTCTTCGCAATTCTGGTTTTCTTCTGTCAGAAGAAGTTCTACAACCCAATATCTTGGAACTTTAAAAGAAAAACTTTCCGACGTAGATATGGATGTTGTTGCGGAATTGGGAACTATAAATATGCCAATACGCGATGTGCTTGCACTCAGAAGCGGAGATGTTGTAAGGCTTTCTACTGTAAGGGTTGGGGAACCGCTTACGCTTAGCGTTGGAAATAAGAAAAAATTCTACTGTCAGCCAGGTGTTGTCGGTAAAAATATGGCAGTTCAAGTAATCGGTAAGATTGCTGGAAGCGAAAACGAAGATTTTGAAGAACTATCCGTAGAAGGAGATGAAACATATGAGTGA
- a CDS encoding flagellar basal body-associated FliL family protein: MADDNDLDLNDDGAGDDLASSPKKSKGLGGILPVLLKWIAIGLAAIILIVTVVVVTMKIIGGNQSQVAVVPVTEEYSSNKEILDWYSSLGSIRTKTSDVNPASVNVEVVLGYKKDDKATSTEITQRTVELKDFLRRYFTQKSYEELRPQNEEGLRIEIRNAINDSILSSSKIKDVRFMQLDVIQQ, encoded by the coding sequence ATGGCAGATGATAATGATTTAGATCTTAACGATGACGGTGCAGGGGATGATTTAGCTTCTAGCCCTAAAAAAAGCAAAGGTCTCGGTGGAATTCTTCCTGTACTCCTAAAATGGATTGCAATTGGTCTTGCCGCCATAATTTTGATAGTTACGGTTGTTGTTGTGACGATGAAGATTATTGGAGGAAATCAGTCCCAAGTTGCTGTAGTTCCGGTTACAGAAGAATATTCTTCTAATAAAGAAATTTTAGATTGGTATAGTTCTCTTGGTTCTATAAGAACAAAAACGAGCGATGTAAATCCTGCATCTGTAAATGTTGAAGTTGTTTTGGGATACAAAAAAGACGATAAAGCGACATCTACAGAAATTACACAGAGGACTGTAGAACTTAAAGACTTCTTGCGTAGGTATTTTACTCAAAAATCTTACGAAGAATTGAGGCCTCAAAACGAAGAGGGGCTTCGTATAGAAATAAGAAATGCGATAAATGATTCCATTTTGAGCAGTTCAAAGATAAAAGATGTTCGCTTTATGCAGTTGGATGTCATTCAACAATAG